Proteins from one Mycobacterium sp. EPa45 genomic window:
- a CDS encoding helix-turn-helix transcriptional regulator, with protein MDVFEAIAEPNRRVLLDTLAAGDCTAGELVAALPDLTQPSVSRHLRILREVGLVEVRPDAQRRIYALRADGLIAIDSWIEQYRQFWAGHLDALERHLNRTQEDS; from the coding sequence GTGGATGTCTTTGAGGCAATCGCCGAACCAAATCGCCGGGTTCTCTTGGACACGTTGGCCGCCGGCGATTGCACCGCCGGTGAACTCGTAGCGGCACTGCCGGATCTCACCCAGCCGTCGGTGTCGCGACACCTGCGCATCTTGCGCGAAGTCGGGCTCGTCGAGGTCCGCCCAGACGCTCAGCGGCGCATCTATGCCCTCCGGGCCGACGGCCTTATCGCCATAGACAGCTGGATCGAGCAATACCGACAGTTTTGGGCCGGTCATCTCGATGCTCTCGAACGGCACCTCAACAGGACACAGGAGGATTCATGA
- a CDS encoding NDMA-dependent alcohol dehydrogenase, translated as MKSNAAVLRGVGIDWEVTEIDLDPPKAGEVLVKMAYAGVCHSDEHFYTGDSVPSPDMEEMMRAAGVPVPEWFPMLGGHEGSGIVEEVGPGVTALKPGDHVAVSFFPACGSCRFCVTGHTYLCDVGADIYSKEMTTDHTRRRHLGDEDLMAMMQVGTFSEYVVASERSLVKIHDWIPLEAASLVSCGVTTGFGSGSVAAGTEVGDTVVVIGVGGIGMNAVQGAKAAGAKYIVAIDPNEFKREIAPSFGATHTAIDAGAALELVKEITWGVMADRVILTPGVVPPDLIMIAMMLLRKGGTCVLTGMAKITDMMVPLVLGDMVSSCKTLKGVLYGEMNPREAMPRLLSMYEAGTLKLDELVTQKYKLDDINVAMRDLRAGNNIRGVIEF; from the coding sequence ATGAAATCGAATGCAGCAGTTCTTCGCGGGGTCGGGATCGATTGGGAGGTAACCGAAATCGATCTCGACCCGCCCAAGGCGGGCGAGGTGCTGGTCAAGATGGCTTACGCGGGTGTGTGCCACTCCGACGAGCATTTCTACACCGGCGACAGCGTCCCCAGCCCCGACATGGAAGAGATGATGCGGGCGGCGGGCGTGCCGGTGCCCGAATGGTTTCCGATGCTCGGGGGTCACGAGGGGTCGGGAATCGTTGAAGAGGTCGGCCCCGGGGTGACTGCCCTCAAGCCAGGTGATCATGTGGCCGTCTCGTTCTTTCCAGCGTGCGGCAGTTGTCGGTTCTGCGTGACCGGCCATACCTATCTGTGCGATGTGGGCGCGGACATTTACAGCAAGGAGATGACCACCGACCACACCAGGCGGCGTCATCTCGGCGACGAAGACCTCATGGCGATGATGCAGGTCGGCACATTCTCCGAATATGTCGTCGCCTCGGAACGATCGCTGGTCAAGATTCACGACTGGATCCCACTCGAGGCGGCTTCACTGGTGTCCTGCGGTGTCACAACGGGATTCGGCTCCGGTTCGGTTGCGGCGGGAACCGAGGTCGGCGACACCGTCGTCGTGATCGGGGTGGGTGGTATAGGTATGAACGCGGTTCAGGGCGCGAAGGCGGCCGGGGCCAAATACATCGTCGCCATCGACCCGAACGAATTCAAGCGGGAGATCGCACCCAGTTTCGGGGCCACACACACCGCGATCGATGCGGGCGCGGCGCTCGAACTGGTCAAAGAGATCACCTGGGGTGTAATGGCCGATCGAGTTATCTTGACGCCCGGCGTGGTACCACCGGACCTGATCATGATCGCGATGATGTTGCTGCGCAAGGGCGGCACCTGTGTGCTGACCGGCATGGCCAAGATCACCGACATGATGGTGCCTCTGGTCCTCGGGGACATGGTCAGCTCGTGTAAGACGCTCAAAGGCGTCCTCTACGGCGAGATGAATCCGCGCGAGGCCATGCCCCGGCTCCTGTCGATGTACGAGGCCGGCACCTTAAAGCTCGACGAACTCGTTACCCAGAAGTACAAGCTCGACGACATCAACGTCGCGATGCGAGATCTACGGGCTGGCAACAACATTCGCGGAGTCATCGAGTTTTAG
- a CDS encoding aldehyde dehydrogenase family protein, whose amino-acid sequence MLIDGKLVDSETGARFDNINPATEEVLGSTADGTRADMERAVAAARHTFDNTDWSRNGELRAHGLRQLQAALEAEREELRSELIAEVGCPLLSTFGPQLDVPLKEALSWPADMISEFAWKRSLPDKDAFGMGTPAAREVWKEPVGVVGVVTPWNFPFEIILNKIGPILAMGNTMVLKPAPDTPWNATRIGRIIAEQTDIPPGVINIVTSSDHLVGEVLSTSPLVDMVAFTGSTATGRRIMKAAADTVKPTFLELGGKSVYLVLEDDGDMKATVAGSAFISMHAGQGCAMPTRLLVPNSRYDEAVEIVKVAMEKNKYGDPTDASVLQGPQVSKRQQERVLGYIETGKREGAQLVTGGGVPKDTPKGFFVEPTVFAGVDNKMTIAQEEIFGPVLSVIGFDSDDDAVRIANDSIYGLSGVVFANDLERAKNVASRIRTGTLGINGGLWYGADAPFGGYKQSGIGRQCGIEGLEIFTETKTVGWPAQ is encoded by the coding sequence ATGCTGATCGACGGTAAACTCGTCGACTCGGAGACCGGTGCGCGTTTCGACAACATCAATCCGGCCACCGAAGAAGTGCTCGGAAGCACCGCGGACGGCACCCGCGCCGACATGGAGCGTGCCGTCGCTGCCGCCAGGCACACCTTCGACAACACCGACTGGTCACGCAATGGCGAACTGCGCGCCCACGGCTTGCGCCAGCTGCAGGCTGCGCTCGAGGCAGAACGCGAGGAGTTGCGCAGCGAGCTGATCGCCGAGGTCGGCTGCCCTCTACTGAGCACCTTCGGGCCGCAGCTCGACGTGCCGTTGAAGGAGGCACTCTCCTGGCCCGCCGACATGATCAGCGAGTTCGCCTGGAAGCGTTCGCTTCCCGATAAGGACGCCTTCGGCATGGGCACCCCCGCGGCACGCGAGGTCTGGAAGGAACCGGTCGGCGTCGTCGGTGTGGTGACCCCGTGGAACTTCCCCTTCGAGATCATCCTGAACAAGATCGGCCCCATCCTGGCGATGGGTAACACGATGGTGCTCAAGCCCGCGCCGGACACCCCGTGGAACGCGACGCGTATCGGCAGGATCATCGCCGAGCAGACCGACATCCCGCCGGGCGTGATCAATATCGTCACGTCCTCCGATCACCTGGTGGGCGAGGTGCTGTCCACCTCCCCCCTGGTCGACATGGTGGCCTTCACCGGCTCGACGGCAACCGGACGCCGCATCATGAAAGCCGCCGCCGACACCGTGAAGCCGACGTTTCTGGAACTCGGTGGCAAGTCGGTGTACCTCGTACTCGAGGACGACGGCGACATGAAGGCGACCGTGGCCGGCAGCGCGTTCATCTCGATGCACGCCGGGCAGGGCTGCGCCATGCCCACCCGACTACTGGTACCGAATTCTCGTTACGACGAAGCCGTCGAGATCGTCAAGGTCGCGATGGAGAAGAACAAGTACGGTGACCCGACCGACGCCTCGGTGCTGCAGGGTCCGCAGGTCTCCAAGCGCCAGCAGGAGCGCGTACTCGGCTACATCGAGACGGGCAAGCGGGAAGGCGCTCAGCTGGTGACCGGCGGCGGTGTACCGAAGGACACTCCCAAGGGTTTCTTCGTCGAGCCAACGGTTTTCGCCGGGGTCGACAACAAGATGACGATCGCGCAGGAAGAGATCTTCGGTCCGGTGCTGTCGGTCATCGGCTTCGACTCCGACGACGACGCAGTCCGCATCGCCAACGACTCCATCTATGGCCTGTCGGGCGTGGTGTTCGCCAACGATCTCGAGCGCGCGAAGAATGTCGCGTCACGGATCCGTACTGGCACGCTCGGAATCAACGGCGGCCTCTGGTACGGCGCCGACGCTCCATTTGGCGGCTACAAACAATCCGGTATCGGTCGCCAATGCGGGATCGAGGGGTTGGAAATTTTCACCGAAACCAAGACGGTCGGCTGGCCGGCTCAGTAG
- a CDS encoding SDR family oxidoreductase yields MTDTPLRVAVVGASAGLGRCIAMGLAEKGARVAFLARRRDRLERAAKEAGNGAAAVVCDVTDSGSCQQAVAEVVDEFGGLDGLVYTTGVGVLSPLTEVTGEQWAQLFATNVTGASLVTAAAAPHLAATAGSALYLSSLSASYTTPWPLLGAYAVSKAALDKLVEAWRVEHPNIGFTRFAVGDSFGGEGDSQTEFNKTWDPEAMEKAIRLWMDRGEMLGGLVDASHLAEVVHSVLVCGKSSFIPYLTLAPRPSGAVAELRQW; encoded by the coding sequence ATGACGGACACCCCGTTGCGCGTAGCCGTGGTCGGCGCGTCGGCAGGCCTCGGCCGATGCATCGCTATGGGGCTCGCCGAGAAGGGCGCTCGAGTGGCCTTTCTCGCGCGGCGCCGCGACCGCCTGGAGAGAGCAGCCAAAGAGGCAGGCAACGGCGCCGCGGCGGTCGTGTGCGACGTCACGGATTCGGGGTCGTGCCAACAGGCGGTGGCCGAAGTCGTCGACGAGTTTGGGGGACTCGACGGCCTTGTCTACACCACGGGTGTGGGCGTGCTGTCACCTCTCACCGAGGTCACCGGGGAGCAGTGGGCGCAGTTGTTCGCCACCAATGTCACTGGCGCATCGCTCGTGACGGCCGCCGCTGCGCCGCATCTGGCTGCAACAGCCGGGTCGGCTCTCTACCTGTCGTCGTTGAGCGCCTCGTACACCACCCCGTGGCCGCTGCTGGGAGCCTATGCGGTGAGCAAAGCGGCTCTCGACAAACTCGTCGAGGCCTGGCGTGTCGAGCATCCCAACATCGGATTCACGCGCTTCGCCGTCGGTGACAGCTTCGGCGGCGAGGGCGACTCGCAAACCGAGTTCAACAAGACCTGGGATCCCGAGGCGATGGAGAAGGCCATCCGGCTCTGGATGGATCGCGGCGAGATGCTGGGCGGGCTCGTCGACGCCAGCCACCTCGCCGAGGTCGTACATTCCGTACTCGTCTGTGGCAAAAGCAGTTTCATTCCCTACCTGACCCTTGCGCCGCGGCCATCTGGCGCGGTGGCCGAACTCCGACAGTGGTGA
- a CDS encoding TetR/AcrR family transcriptional regulator yields the protein MAKRGGTDDERRARGEQTRRDLVDAGRTLFVAKGYFDTSIGDLVAASGVGTRGAFYHHFKDKAELFRAVFEDVERDLTLRSLASPPAGADAWEQLGCGLHGFLEAALEPEVQRVMLIDGPVVLGWQTLRGIQEGNSIALIHQKVHEAIAQGIIDDQPVAELTHMLVAALEEAALLVAHADEPAPARERAAGILDRLLFSFTRQRRKALRR from the coding sequence ATGGCGAAGCGCGGCGGCACAGATGATGAACGCCGGGCACGCGGTGAACAGACCCGCCGCGACCTCGTCGACGCGGGCCGCACGCTGTTCGTCGCGAAGGGATACTTCGACACCAGCATCGGCGATCTGGTCGCCGCGTCCGGCGTGGGTACGCGAGGCGCGTTCTATCACCACTTCAAGGACAAAGCGGAATTGTTTCGGGCCGTGTTCGAGGACGTCGAGCGTGATCTCACACTGCGTTCGCTGGCGTCGCCGCCGGCCGGCGCCGACGCCTGGGAGCAACTCGGCTGCGGCCTGCACGGCTTCCTCGAGGCAGCCCTCGAACCCGAGGTGCAGCGTGTGATGCTCATCGATGGACCGGTCGTGCTCGGGTGGCAGACCCTACGCGGAATCCAGGAGGGCAACAGCATCGCCCTCATCCACCAGAAGGTTCACGAGGCCATCGCCCAGGGCATCATCGACGACCAACCCGTCGCAGAACTGACCCACATGCTCGTCGCGGCCCTCGAAGAGGCCGCGCTACTGGTGGCACATGCCGACGAACCGGCTCCGGCGCGCGAACGAGCAGCCGGCATTCTCGATCGACTCCTGTTCAGCTTCACACGTCAACGTCGAAAAGCACTGCGGCGGTGA
- a CDS encoding dihydrodipicolinate reductase — translation MRASTDRRYRVIQWGMGNVGTLALRHFIDNPVFEVVGVLCNRPEKVGRDAGELVGMGPIGVVATTDKAALRALEADCVFYAPLWSDVDEICELLRGGKSVVASGGAWWHRTDTNSADIDKIDAACQEGGTSFHGGGIHPGYAADLLVLTLARIAGKTDHIHIYESVNFNRDTLKYLDEMGFGKTPEAFAEGNLFKDAWSLFAQSLTMVVEGLGETVERFTTDVEIGLATRDIPYEGTADMDMPGLKGVIATGTVASQHHAWTAWVNGKPFITLHELYAFTEHDAIEPRPDWEPYYHYRIVIDGEPGTELILRGNQHARENAKPGHVGYVWTAMEPVNSIPAVCDAKPGFKSHSDLGLMPLRGVIRQ, via the coding sequence ATGAGAGCGTCAACCGATAGGCGATATCGCGTCATCCAATGGGGCATGGGCAACGTCGGCACCCTGGCCCTTCGGCACTTCATCGACAATCCGGTCTTCGAGGTGGTCGGCGTGTTGTGCAACCGCCCCGAGAAGGTCGGCAGGGATGCGGGCGAACTCGTCGGAATGGGACCGATCGGTGTGGTTGCGACAACGGACAAAGCTGCCCTGCGGGCACTCGAGGCCGACTGTGTGTTCTACGCACCGCTGTGGTCTGATGTCGACGAGATATGCGAGCTCCTCCGAGGGGGTAAGAGCGTGGTCGCCTCGGGCGGCGCATGGTGGCATCGCACCGACACCAACAGTGCCGACATCGACAAGATCGACGCCGCCTGCCAGGAGGGTGGCACGTCGTTTCACGGCGGCGGTATACATCCCGGCTACGCGGCGGATCTCTTGGTCCTGACGTTGGCACGGATCGCCGGCAAGACCGACCACATCCACATCTACGAATCAGTCAACTTCAACAGGGACACGCTGAAGTACCTGGACGAGATGGGCTTCGGGAAGACTCCCGAGGCCTTTGCCGAGGGAAACCTGTTCAAAGACGCGTGGTCGCTCTTCGCGCAATCGCTCACGATGGTCGTCGAGGGACTGGGCGAGACCGTCGAGCGGTTCACGACCGACGTCGAAATCGGATTGGCGACGCGGGATATCCCCTATGAGGGGACCGCGGACATGGATATGCCCGGCCTCAAAGGCGTCATCGCGACGGGCACCGTCGCATCACAACATCACGCATGGACGGCCTGGGTGAACGGCAAACCGTTCATCACGCTCCACGAGCTCTATGCGTTCACCGAGCACGACGCGATCGAACCGCGACCCGACTGGGAGCCGTACTACCACTACCGCATCGTGATCGACGGGGAGCCCGGTACCGAACTGATCCTGCGCGGGAATCAACACGCCAGGGAGAATGCCAAGCCAGGCCACGTCGGGTACGTCTGGACGGCGATGGAGCCCGTGAACTCGATACCCGCCGTGTGCGATGCAAAGCCTGGTTTCAAGTCGCACAGCGACTTGGGGCTGATGCCGCTTCGCGGTGTGATCCGGCAGTAG
- a CDS encoding ABC transporter substrate-binding protein: MADDDVRAYGSVAPLKVGLLNDYPTKGDTDNDTVAALQLVFDEALAAGVLDRPVQLVQRNVVGLPNGTYKAVERAFDELVADDCLAIFGPWISDNVVPLRAHVDRTAQTPILTLSGSEEALGEWCFALNNGSMAEEPVMLAAVMLGDGRSRIAIAYENSLIGKEYLASAEKAYTAAGLKVVSTIAIPQVEADKVETVAALRATEPDALVHVGFGHGLWGFSDALEAAYWDPPRYTTTAFEMAHINAEWMRHVRGWIGLDSYDERNATGQDFLDRFAAKYGRRPGHSMPGLARDAATVIVRGIAAARPLTGEGVRDGIETVKLIPAASGAPGTFLRFGRYNRQGWLGSDYLVARRVLPDGTGHVFHAAPSNNIHRAVGIASR, from the coding sequence ATGGCAGACGATGACGTTCGCGCATACGGGTCGGTGGCTCCGCTGAAAGTCGGTTTGCTCAATGACTATCCGACCAAAGGGGACACCGACAACGACACGGTCGCGGCATTGCAGCTCGTGTTCGACGAGGCGCTGGCTGCGGGTGTCCTGGACCGGCCGGTGCAACTCGTGCAGCGCAACGTGGTCGGCCTGCCCAACGGAACGTACAAAGCCGTGGAGCGCGCGTTCGATGAATTGGTTGCGGACGATTGCCTGGCCATCTTCGGGCCCTGGATATCCGATAACGTCGTGCCCCTGCGCGCTCACGTCGACCGAACGGCGCAAACACCGATCCTCACGCTGTCCGGTTCGGAGGAAGCGCTCGGCGAGTGGTGCTTCGCACTCAACAACGGCTCGATGGCCGAGGAGCCGGTGATGCTCGCGGCGGTGATGCTCGGTGACGGCAGGTCACGTATCGCCATCGCCTACGAAAACTCCTTGATTGGCAAGGAGTATCTCGCGTCTGCCGAGAAGGCCTACACAGCTGCGGGATTGAAGGTGGTTTCGACCATCGCGATACCACAGGTGGAAGCCGACAAGGTGGAGACGGTGGCGGCTCTGCGTGCGACCGAACCCGACGCCCTGGTGCACGTCGGCTTCGGCCACGGCCTGTGGGGCTTCTCCGATGCGCTGGAGGCCGCTTACTGGGATCCGCCGCGCTACACCACCACCGCGTTCGAAATGGCGCACATCAACGCGGAGTGGATGCGCCATGTGCGCGGATGGATCGGACTCGACAGCTACGACGAACGCAACGCCACGGGTCAGGACTTCCTGGATCGCTTCGCCGCCAAGTATGGACGGCGGCCTGGCCATTCGATGCCGGGGTTGGCGCGGGACGCGGCGACGGTGATCGTGCGCGGCATCGCTGCCGCGCGCCCGCTGACGGGAGAGGGAGTTCGTGACGGCATCGAAACGGTCAAACTGATCCCGGCGGCGAGCGGCGCGCCCGGCACGTTCCTGCGGTTCGGCCGCTACAACCGGCAGGGCTGGCTCGGCAGCGACTACCTGGTGGCCCGGCGTGTGCTCCCCGACGGCACCGGGCACGTCTTCCACGCCGCACCCAGCAACAACATCCACCGTGCGGTCGGCATCGCGTCACGCTAG
- a CDS encoding dihydrodipicolinate synthase: MTIRVAQWATGAVGRAALRELIENPHFQLAGVLVYDPAKAGLDAGALCGLEPTTGVLATNSKDDILASNADVVVHAASKAHAVETNAEDICRLLAAGTNVISTTSYNHLPTYGAATEKAFADACRAGGSRFHAAGENPGFMFERLVATLTGLSKTIDRIDLYEATDVSGVDSRPMLVDLMGMGRPPEDVTVDSPIIKKLDMAYRQALNATADVLGIALDRIDVAVDATTLDHDIEVRAGKIEAGTVVGQRFSWMGHWSGRELLAIHEEWILTRDLPQWGLSPLEPGQKAPLIRAVISGNPSFELQLDVGGEDATPGGIPTMPGHLMIAMSAVRAIPYVLAQPPGIVTAPVFGAIQLA; encoded by the coding sequence TTGACTATTCGCGTAGCGCAGTGGGCGACAGGAGCCGTCGGACGGGCGGCTCTTCGCGAACTGATCGAGAATCCGCATTTCCAATTGGCTGGCGTGCTCGTCTACGACCCGGCGAAAGCCGGCCTGGACGCCGGTGCCCTCTGCGGCTTGGAACCGACCACCGGGGTGCTGGCGACGAACAGCAAGGACGACATCCTCGCCTCGAACGCGGACGTCGTCGTACATGCGGCGAGCAAGGCGCACGCGGTGGAGACCAACGCCGAGGACATCTGTCGCCTGCTGGCCGCCGGCACCAACGTGATCAGCACGACGTCCTACAACCACCTACCCACCTACGGTGCGGCCACCGAAAAAGCTTTCGCCGACGCATGCCGCGCCGGCGGATCCCGCTTCCACGCGGCCGGCGAGAATCCCGGTTTTATGTTCGAGCGCCTCGTCGCCACCCTGACCGGACTGAGCAAGACCATCGATCGCATCGACCTGTACGAGGCCACCGACGTGTCCGGGGTCGACAGTCGGCCCATGCTGGTCGATCTGATGGGCATGGGCCGGCCGCCCGAGGACGTCACCGTCGACTCCCCCATCATCAAGAAGCTCGATATGGCCTACCGGCAGGCCCTCAACGCCACTGCGGACGTTCTCGGCATAGCACTTGATCGAATCGACGTCGCCGTGGATGCGACGACCCTTGATCACGACATCGAAGTCCGGGCCGGTAAAATTGAGGCAGGAACTGTTGTAGGACAGCGCTTCTCGTGGATGGGACACTGGTCCGGACGCGAGCTCCTCGCGATCCACGAGGAGTGGATACTGACCCGCGATCTGCCGCAGTGGGGGCTGAGCCCGCTGGAACCTGGCCAGAAGGCACCGTTGATCCGCGCGGTCATCAGCGGTAACCCCAGCTTCGAGCTACAGCTGGACGTCGGCGGCGAGGATGCGACACCCGGCGGCATTCCGACGATGCCCGGTCACCTCATGATCGCGATGAGCGCGGTGCGTGCCATACCGTACGTGTTGGCTCAGCCACCCGGGATAGTCACCGCCCCGGTGTTCGGTGCCATCCAGCTAGCGTGA
- a CDS encoding cytochrome P450 encodes MAKPATVEELEESIRDAQHRFNIGMGADGDATPYPLLKELRAAAAVHPGWPELGMTDNSGEGPPTFTAYSFDAVKAVFTDNITFSTRCYEDIVRPLQGPTILEMQEPEHAVYRKLHEFAFARSSMKRWDDELVGPLVESTIAKFKDTKRADLVDAVFMPIPVRVIAALLGLPDSDVLWFHRLAIDILGFRGDMETAMTASAEMKEYFTGILAERRRTPQDDMVSILASAEVNGTKMSDEQIYGFMRNLLPAGAETTSRSTASLAMALLTHPDQLDAVRHDRSLLPQAIEEGIRWETPLLNFMREVTCDTELAGVRIPKGATMMLSLGSANHDETRWENPESFDIFRDRKPHIGFAHGAHVCLGMHLARLESMKIFNALFDELPNLRLDPAAPPPYITGTMFRSPPRLDVIWD; translated from the coding sequence ATGGCGAAGCCCGCGACGGTGGAAGAACTCGAAGAGAGCATTCGCGACGCCCAGCACCGATTCAACATCGGCATGGGCGCGGACGGTGACGCCACGCCCTACCCCTTGCTCAAAGAGCTACGCGCGGCGGCGGCCGTCCACCCCGGCTGGCCGGAGTTGGGCATGACGGACAACTCGGGCGAGGGCCCGCCGACGTTCACGGCCTACTCGTTCGACGCGGTCAAGGCGGTGTTCACCGACAACATCACGTTCAGCACGCGCTGCTATGAGGACATCGTCCGGCCATTGCAGGGGCCGACGATCCTGGAAATGCAGGAGCCCGAACATGCGGTGTACCGCAAACTGCATGAGTTCGCCTTCGCCCGCTCGTCGATGAAGCGATGGGACGACGAACTCGTCGGCCCATTGGTCGAGAGCACCATCGCGAAGTTCAAAGACACCAAGCGCGCCGACCTCGTCGACGCGGTGTTCATGCCGATTCCAGTCCGCGTCATCGCGGCACTGTTGGGACTACCCGACTCCGACGTGCTCTGGTTCCACCGGCTGGCCATCGACATTCTCGGCTTCCGAGGCGACATGGAGACGGCCATGACTGCATCCGCGGAAATGAAGGAGTACTTCACCGGAATACTCGCCGAACGGCGCAGAACTCCGCAGGACGACATGGTGTCCATCCTCGCGTCAGCAGAGGTCAACGGAACGAAGATGTCCGACGAGCAGATCTATGGTTTCATGCGGAATCTGTTGCCGGCCGGGGCCGAGACCACCTCGCGCTCGACGGCTTCGCTGGCGATGGCCTTGCTGACCCATCCCGATCAGCTCGATGCGGTCCGCCACGACCGCAGCCTGCTCCCTCAGGCCATCGAGGAGGGTATCCGCTGGGAGACCCCGTTGCTGAATTTCATGCGGGAGGTCACGTGCGACACCGAACTCGCCGGCGTCCGGATTCCCAAGGGGGCGACGATGATGCTCAGCCTGGGCAGTGCCAACCACGACGAGACGCGCTGGGAGAATCCGGAGTCGTTCGACATATTCCGAGACCGAAAGCCGCACATCGGATTTGCGCATGGAGCTCATGTCTGTCTGGGCATGCACCTCGCACGGCTGGAGAGCATGAAGATCTTCAACGCGTTGTTCGATGAGCTTCCCAATCTGCGGCTCGATCCCGCTGCGCCACCGCCGTATATCACCGGCACGATGTTTCGGTCACCGCCCCGCCTCGATGTCATCTGGGATTGA
- a CDS encoding dihydrodipicolinate reductase: MTRVIQWATGVTGTIALRHVIGRPDLELVGVRVYDPAKSGVDAGTLCGAAGTGVVATDDREAVINTDADVVLYMGKVETDTPGCYADVCDLLASGKNVVATGSRFIHPRSLHESFADAIEGACRTGGSTFLGLGLYPGFIGESLGPVLARLTQSAERINVREVLNYSTYASNDLIFNAMGFGFPPEDTTPLLSNPEYAASAWVGSATVLAQALGLEVRDIQGYREVATTPRALSVAAGEIPAGTVGAMRFGVVVDCGATTISVEHLTRMADDLAPDWPTEIGYEVVFEGEPNMRLHLVIGTHDEDHAKQGCLATAMHAINAIPAVIAAEPGLFDLSTIGPFQSRSPNPV; encoded by the coding sequence ATGACACGCGTAATACAATGGGCCACCGGCGTTACCGGAACAATCGCGCTTCGCCACGTGATCGGGCGACCAGACCTGGAGCTCGTCGGCGTGCGCGTCTACGACCCGGCCAAATCAGGTGTCGACGCCGGAACGTTATGCGGTGCGGCAGGGACAGGCGTCGTTGCGACCGACGATCGCGAAGCGGTGATCAACACTGACGCCGACGTGGTGCTTTATATGGGCAAGGTCGAAACCGATACTCCCGGCTGTTATGCCGATGTCTGTGACCTGTTGGCTTCCGGGAAGAACGTCGTGGCGACGGGTAGCAGGTTCATCCACCCGCGGTCCTTGCACGAGTCTTTCGCGGACGCTATCGAAGGGGCCTGTCGCACAGGTGGTTCGACGTTTCTGGGGCTCGGGCTGTATCCAGGATTCATCGGTGAGTCGCTCGGGCCGGTGCTCGCCCGCCTCACCCAGAGCGCCGAGCGCATCAACGTCCGCGAGGTGCTCAACTACTCGACGTATGCCAGCAATGATCTGATCTTCAATGCGATGGGCTTCGGCTTTCCTCCCGAGGACACGACACCGTTGCTGTCCAATCCCGAGTACGCTGCCAGCGCGTGGGTCGGCAGCGCGACGGTCCTGGCTCAGGCGCTCGGTCTCGAGGTTCGTGATATCCAGGGATACCGCGAGGTCGCGACGACACCGCGTGCGTTGAGCGTTGCGGCAGGCGAGATCCCCGCCGGCACCGTCGGTGCCATGCGCTTCGGCGTCGTCGTCGACTGCGGAGCGACGACAATTTCGGTGGAGCATCTGACCCGGATGGCCGATGACCTCGCTCCCGATTGGCCGACCGAGATCGGTTACGAGGTGGTCTTCGAGGGCGAACCGAACATGCGTCTCCACCTCGTCATCGGTACGCACGACGAGGACCACGCCAAGCAGGGATGTCTGGCCACGGCGATGCATGCGATCAACGCGATACCCGCCGTCATCGCAGCCGAACCGGGATTGTTCGACCTGTCGACCATCGGGCCCTTTCAGAGCCGATCGCCGAATCCGGTGTAG